The Oncorhynchus gorbuscha isolate QuinsamMale2020 ecotype Even-year unplaced genomic scaffold, OgorEven_v1.0 Un_scaffold_1362, whole genome shotgun sequence genome includes a window with the following:
- the LOC124022370 gene encoding sodium/potassium-transporting ATPase subunit beta-233-like yields the protein MSSNKDDGGWKKFVWDSDKGEFCGRTGGSWFKILGFYLIFYAFLAGVFIGTIQALLLTLSNYKPTWQDRVAPPGLSHTPRSDKSEIAFNLNDVETYLTYTKAMRDFLVMYDDDKQRDQMKYEDCGEQPEEYKNRGDLESDVGIRKACRFQRSWLGPCSGMEDKEFGFKEGKPCLIVKLNRIVNFRPRPPSSNESIPEGAQTKVQPNVMPIFCTNKREEDAGKMGEVKYYGIGEGFPLQYYPYYGKLLHPQYLQPLVALQFVNLTMNTELRIECRAYGENIGYSEKDKFQGKFDVKFTVTNL from the exons ATGTCTTCGAATAAAGACGATGGTGGATGGAAGAAGTTTGTATGGGATTCGGACAAGGGGGAATTTTGTGGACGCACAGGGGGGAGTTGGT TTAAAATTCTAGGGTTCTACTTAATCTTCTATGCTTTTCTGGCTGGAGTATTCATCGGCACCATCCAGGCCTTGCTTCTCACCCTCAGTAACTACAAACCCACCTGGCAAGACAGAGTTGCTCCCCCAG GCCTGTCACACACCCCACGCTCCGACAAATCCgagatcgccttcaacttgaatgATGTGGAGACCTACTTGACTTACACCAAGGCCATGCGAGACTTCCTGGTTATGTACGACGACGACAAACAGCGGGACCAGATGAAATACGAGGATTGTGGAG AGCAACCGGAAGAATATAAGAACCGTGGTGACCTGGAGAGTGATGTGGGGATCAGGAAGGCCTGTCGCTTCCAGAGGAGCTGGCTTGGGCCTTGCTCCGGCATGGAAGACAAAGAATTTGGCTTCAAGGAAGGAAAACCCTGCCTGATCGTCAAGCTCAACAGGATTGTCAACTTCAGGCCAC GCCCCCCCAGCTCCAATGAAAGCATCCCTGAGGGAGCCCAGACAAAGGTCCAGCCCAACGTCATGCCCATCTTCTGCACCAACAAG agagaggaggacgcCGGTAAGATGGGTGAGGTGAAGTACTACGGCATTGGGGAAGGTTTCCCCCTCCAGTATTACCCTTACTACGGCAAGCTGCTTCACCCCCAGTACCTGCAGCCCCTAGTGGCCCTCCAGTTCGTCAACCTCACCATGAACACCGAGCTGCGCATCGAGTGCAGAGCCTACGGAGAGAACATTGGCTACAGCGAGAAGGACAAGTTCCAAGGAAAATTTGACGTTAAATTCACTGTCACCAACTTATGA